The following proteins come from a genomic window of Nicotiana tomentosiformis chromosome 12, ASM39032v3, whole genome shotgun sequence:
- the LOC138902259 gene encoding uncharacterized protein: MLLQVWGLTYSFPNEQLLELSLKEVLWFVDFENFLVSGIIPDEFSSNLRKKLKIDCHDYYWDESYLFRICTDGVIRRCVLGEKGDVLGACHSSSYGGHDGGARTMADVLRWGFYWPTLYKDASDLVKRCDECQRAGGIL, translated from the coding sequence ATGCTTCTTCAGGTTTGGGGCTTGACATACTCTTTCCCCAATGAGCAACTTTTGGAACTATCACTGAAAGAGGTGTTGTGGTTTgtggattttgaaaattttcttgtgagtggtatcattccggatgagttctcttcaaacctaaggaagaagctcaaaataGATTGTCatgattattattgggatgagtcATACCTTTTTCgtatttgtacggatggggtgattagaaggtgTGTACTAGGAGAGAAAGGTGATGTTCTTGGTGCTTGTCATTCTTCGTCATATGGTGGTCatgatggtggagcaagaacgatgGCCGATGTTCTAAGATGGGGTTTCTATTGGCcgactctttacaaagatgcaagtgatttagtgaaaagatgtgatgaatgtcaacgggccggtggaattttATAA